The following coding sequences lie in one Hippoglossus hippoglossus isolate fHipHip1 chromosome 14, fHipHip1.pri, whole genome shotgun sequence genomic window:
- the taf1 gene encoding transcription initiation factor TFIID subunit 1 isoform X2: MSDSDSDEDQDRPFSITGFLFGNINEDGQLEDDSVLDNESKKHLAGLGTLGLGSLITEITANEEDDDQEENRDPDSVDEEGWVKSTEDAVDYSDITEVAEDETTKYRQAMGSLQPCRQTDDDDDYDADCEDIDSKLMPPPPPPSLAIAAKKDEPSSQTANVGEEGDGIILPSIIAPSSTADKVDFSSSSDSESETDRPCQGSGDGGSPDRLCLPLAGIMQKDAAKALPGVTELFPEFRPGKVLRFLRLFGPGKSMPSVWRSARRKKKRKHRDHQPGTPPPEGEPTEQSQEKKSGWIYEYATAPPPEQCLSDDEITMMAPVESKFSQTCGDGDKETESRPKVAEWRYGPAQLWYDMLGVPEDGSYFTYGFKLKEKQSSEPQKQDTPKEISKPSQEFQRQEDDNDDNDDQEKNSADPENELFLMVTQLQWEDDIIWNGEDIKHKGTKTQRASLAGWLPSSMTRNANAYNAQQGLTRSNSQLVPPTPPPMPKVSSISGSKREKNIHDIHALHEDDCPWFSIFPIDNEELVYGRWEDNIIWDDQEMDYLLYPPVLTLDPNDENIILEIPDEKEKTMSHSPSKENKKETAIKKSRILLGKTGVIKDEPQQNMSQPEVKDPWNLSNDEFYYPKQQGLRGTFGGNIIQHSIPALELRQPFFPTHMGPMKLRQFHRPALKKYSFGAVAQPGPHAVSALLKQIKKKAKMREQERQASGGGDMFFMRTPQDLTGKDGDLILAEYSEEYSPLIMQVGMATKIKNYYKRKPGKDPGAPDCKYGETVYCHTSPFLGSLHPGQLLQAFENNLFRAPIYLHKMPETDFLVLRTRHGYYIREIVDIIVVGQECPLFEVPGPNSKRANTHIRDFLQVFIYRLFWKSKDRPRRIRMEDIKKAFPSHSESSIRKRLKLCADFKRTGMDSNWWVLKPDFRLPTEEEIRAMVSPEQCCAYYSMLVAEQRLKDAGYGEKSFFAPEEENEEDFQMKIDDEVRTAPWNTTRAFISAMKGKCLLEVTGVADPTGCGEGFSYVKVPNKPTQQKDDKEPQPAKKTVTGTDADLRRLSLKNAKQLLRKFGVPEEEIKKLSRWEVIDVVRTMSTEQARSGEGPMSKFARGSRFSVAEHQERYKEECQRIFDLQNKVLESTEVLSTDTDSSSAEDSDFEEMGKNIENMLQNKKTSSQLSREREEQERKELQRMLMGEESERDHKGRKERRKGLSSSLSTSSHKDDDTSSVTSLNSSATGRRLKIYRTFRDEDGKEYVRCETVRKASVIDAYTRIRTTKDDEFIRKFALFDEQHREEMRKERRRIQEQLRRLKRNQEKDKIKGPPEKKAKKVKERPDLKVKLKCGACGAIGHMRTNKFCPLYYQTNAPPSNPVAMTEEQEEELEKTVIHNDNEELIKVEGTKIVLGKQLIESADEVRRKSLVLKFPKQQLPPKKKRRVGSAVHCDYLNKPHKAIHRRRTDPMVTLSSVLESVINDMRDHPNTYPFHTPVNAKVVKDYYKIITRPMDLQTLRENVRKRMYPSRDEFREAVEVIVKNSATYNGAKHPITQVAQSMLDLCDIKLKEKEDRLVRLEKAINPLLDDDDQVAFSFILDNIVTQKMMVVLDSWPFHHPVNKKFVPDYYKVIVTPMDLESIRKYISKHKYQNRDSFLSDVSLIHLNSIKYNGAESPYTKTALEIVNVCKQTLAEYDEHLTQLEKDISTAKEAALDAADLECLDPMTPGPYTPQGRHMRRPGEEESDVDIEGFEEEDDGKPKTPAPAEDAEGDLEDEDDDEDMLLPPRRRLHDHEDEEEYEDDEGEDGRSNRPAQASVLYQDLLMSDGEDDASEEEGDNPFSSIQLSESGSDSDREVDVRPPPPQRAQDTARMGMEQEESMMSYDGEGADGPHMEDSNVSYGSYEETESQIQMPPSGLGNGEEYGISEEEEEDEEDEARRRGPAVLSQVQLSEDEESEEFRSIGGDSDMDSDNSFLENPK; this comes from the exons ATGTCGGACTCTGACAGTGACGAGGACCAAGATCGTCCTTTCTCCATCACCGGCTTCCTCTTTGGAAACATCAACGAAGATGGACAGCTGGAGGACGACAGTGTTTTAGACAAT GAATCCAAAAAGCATCTAGCTGGTTTGGGTACTCTGGGTCTGGGCTCACTCATCACAGAGATTACTGCtaatgaagaggatgatgatcaagaggaaaacagagaccCTGATAGTGTGGATGAAGAAG GTTGGGTGAAAAGCACTGAAGATGCAGTTGATTATTCTGACATCACTGAGGTTGCTGAGGATGAGACGACGAAGTACCGTCAGGCCATGGGGTCTTTGCAGCCCTGCAGGCAAACAG atGATGACGATGACTATGATGCAGACTGTGAGGATATTGATTCTAAGCTCATGCCTCCTCCGCCACCACCAAGTCTTGCAATAGCCGCTAAGAAAGATGAACCATCCTCTCAGACCGCAAATG TCGGGGAAGAGGGCGATGGCATCATCCTGCCCTCCATTATTGCGCCGTCCTCCACGGCTGATAAGGTCGActtcagcagctcctcagaCTCTGAGTCCGAAACCGATCGTCCCTGCCAGGGGTCCGGGGATGGAGGGTCCCCAGACaggctctgtctccctcttgcTGGCATCATGCAGAAGGATGCAGCCAAAGCACTGCCAGGTGTCACAGAGCTCTTCCCAGAGTTTAGGCCTGGAAAG GTGCTTAGGTTCTTGCGACTGTTTGGTCCTGGGAAAAGCATGCCGTCCGTTTGGAGGAGTGCCCGCAGGAAGAAGAAGCGGAAGCACCGGGACCATCAGCCTGGGACGCCTCCTCCAGAAGGAGAACCCACAGAGCAAAGCCAGGAGAAGAAGTCTGGGTGGATATATGAGTATGCCACTGCTCCACCACCAGAGCAGTGTCTCTCTGATGATGAG ATAACCATGATGGCTCCAGTGGAATCTAAGTTCTCACAGACTTGTGGTGATGGGGACAAAGAGACCGAGTCTCGGCCGAAAGTAGCAGAATGGAGATATGGTCCAGCCCAGCTCTGGTACGACATGCTCGGCGTCCCAGAGGACGGAAGCTATTTCACCTATGGGTTCAAGCTAAAAGAAAAGCAGTCCAGTGAGCCTCAGAAGCAGGACACACCTAAAGAAATTTCCAAGCCTTCTCAAGAG TTTCAAAGGCAAGAAGACGATAATGATGATAACGATGATCAAGAGAAAAACAGTGCAGACCCCGAGAACGAGCTCTTCCTGATGGTCACTCAGCTGCAATGGGAAGACGATATCATCTGGAACGGGGAAGACATAAAACACAAGGGTACCAAGACTCAGCGAGCCAGCCTGGCGGGATGGCTACCCTCTAGTATGACCCGCAATGCCAATGCTTACAATGCTCAGCAGG GTCTGACTAGAAGTAATTCGCAGTTGGTGCCACCTACGCCTCCACCCATGCCCAAAGTTTCTTCAATCTCTGGCTCCAAGcgggaaaaaaatattcatgatATTCATG cCTTACACGAAGATGATTGTCCCTGGTTCTCCATTTTTCCGATTGACAATGAAGAGTTAGTGTACGGACGCTGGGAGGACAACATTATCTGGGATGACCAGGAGATGGATTACCTGCTCTACCCACCAGTTctcacactggatccaaatgATGAGAATATTATTCTTG AGATTCcagatgaaaaggagaaaacgATGTCTCACTCCCCctcaaaagaaaataagaagGAGACAGCAATCAAAAAGAGCCGCATCCTGCTGGGGAAGACTGGGGTGATAAAAGATGAGCCACAGCAG AACATGTCCCAGCCTGAAGTGAAGGACCCGTGGAACCTCTCCAATGACGAGTTCTACTATCCCAAACAGCAGGGCCTGAGGGGGACCTTTGGTGGAAACATCATTCAG CACTCCATCCCGGCGCTTGAGCTCAGGCAACCCTTCTTCCCCACTCACATGGGGCCCATGAAGCTGCGGCAGTTCCATCGACCGGCTCTGAAGAAGTACTCATTTGGAGCAGTGGCTCAGCCGGGTCCTCATGCTGTCTCGGCACTGCTCAAACAAATCAAGAAGAAAGCCAAG ATGAGAGAGCAGGAACGTCAGGCATCGGGAGGAGGGGACATGTTCTTCATGAGAACGCCACAAGACTTGACTGGCAAAGACGGAGATCTGATCCTGGCAGAGTACAGTGAAGAATACTCCCCTCTCATCATGCAAGTAGGCATGGCAACCAAGATCAAAAACTACTACAAAAGG AAACCTGGAAAGGATCCTGGAGCTCCTGACTGTAAATATGGAGAGACTGTGTACTGCCACACATCTCCTTTCCTTGGTTCTCTGCATCCTGGACAGCTGCTCCAG GCGTTTGAAAACAACCTTTTCCGTGCACCAATCTACCTGCACAAGATGCCAGAGACGGATTTCTTGGTTCTACGGACGCGCCACGGCTACTACATCAGAGAGATTGTGGACATTATTGTGGTTGGTCAGGAGTGTCCCTTGTTTGAGGTTCCTGGGCCTAACTCGAAACGAGCTAATACCCACATCAGAGATTTCCTTCAG GTGTTCATTTATCGCTTGTTCTGGAAGAGCAAGGATCGGCCCCGCAGAATCCGCATGGAGGATATAAAGAAAGCTTTTCCCTCACACTCGGAGAGTAGCATCAGGAAACGACTCAAACTCTGTGCCGACTTCAAACGTACAG GGATGGACTCGAACTGGTGGGTGCTGAAGCCTGACTTCAGATTACCCACAGAAGAAGAGATCCGAGCCATGGTCTCTCCAGAGCAGTGTTGTGCTTACTACAGCATGCTGGTGGCAGAGCAGAGACTCAAG GATGCTGGGTATGGTGAGAAGTCCTTCTTTGCTCCAGAGGAAGAGAACGAAGAGGATTTTCAGATGAAGATTGATGATGAG GTGCGGACAGCTCCGTGGAACACAACAAGAGCGTTCATTTCTGCCATGAAGGGGAAATGTCTGCTGGAGGTTACAGGTGTGGCCGATCCCACCGGCTGCGGAGAGGGTTTCTCCTACGTCAAAGTTCCCAACAAGCCCACACAACAAAAG GATGACAAAGAGCCACAGCCCGCCAAGAAGACGGTGACGGGGACAGACGCCGACCTCAGGAGACTCTCGCTGAAAAACGCCAAGCAGCTGCTGCGCAAGTTTGGTGTTCCAGAGGAAGAA ATCAAGAAGCTCTCTCGCTGGGAGGTTATTGACGTGGTGAGGACCATGTCCACAGAGCAGGCACGTTCAGGTGAGGGACCCATGAGCAAATTTGCCCGAGGGTCCCGTTTCTCTGTCGCTGAACACCAGGAGCGCTACAAGGAGGAGTGCCAGAGGATCTTTGACCTGCAGAACAA GGTATTAGAATCGACAGAGGTGctctccacagacacagacagcagcTCAGCAGAAGACAGTGACTTTGAGGAAATGGGGAAGAACATCGAGAACATGCTGCAGAACAAGAAGACCAGCTCCCAGCTTTCCCgcgagagggaggagcaggagaggaaggaacTGCAGAGGATGCTTATGGGCGAGGAGAGTGAACGTGACCACAAGGGACGCAAGGAGCGGCGGAAAGGCTTGT CCAGTTCCTTGTCCACCAGCTCACACAAGGATGACGACACGTCCTCCGTCACAAGCCTGAACTCCTCGGCCACAGGAAGGCGGCTCAAGATCTATCGCACCTTCAGGGATGAAGATGGCAAGGAATACGTCCGCTGTGAGACAGTACGGAAGGCTTCAGTCATCGACGCCTACACCAGGATCAGAACCACCAAGGATGATGAGTTCAT ACGGAAGTTCGCCCTCTTCGACGAGCAGCACCGAGAAGAGATGAGGAAGGAGCGCAGACGGATTCAGGAGCAGTTGAGGAGACTGAAGAGGAACCAAGAGAAGGACAAAATCAAGGGTCCTCCAGAGAAGAAGGCTAAGAAGGTCAAGGAGAGACCAGACCTCAAGGTAAAA CTAAAGTGCGGCGCGTGTGGAGCCATAGGCCACATGAGGACCAACAAGTTCTGCCCACTGTACTATCAGACCAACGCACCACCTTCTAACCCAGTTGCCATGacagaggagcaagaggaggagctggaaaagaCCGTTATCCACAACGACAACGAGGAACTGATCAAGGTGGAGGGCACCAAGATCGTCCTGGGCAAACAGCTCATTGAGAG TGCTGATGAGGTGCGCAGGAAGTCCTTAGTGCTCAAGTTCCCCAAACAACAGCTCCcaccaaagaagaagagacgCGTCGGCAGCGCTGTGCACTGTGACTATCTTAAC AAACCACACAAGGCCATCCACCGCAGACGCACTGACCCCATGGTGACCTTGTCCTCGGTGCTCGAGAGCGTCATCAATGACATGCGGGATCACCCCAAC ACATACCCGTTCCACACCCCAGTAAATGCTAAGGTGGTGAAGGACTACTACAAGATCATCACTCGGCCCATGGACCTGCAGACGCTGAGGGAGAATGTACGCAAACGAATGTACCCATCAAGGGACGAGTTCCGTGAAGCAGTGGAGGTCATAGTCAAAAACAGTGCCACCTACAATG GGGCAAAGCATCCGATAACGCAGGTGGCCCAGTCCATGCTGGACCTGTGCGATATCAAACTGAAAGAG AAGGAGGACAGACTCGTGAGGCTGGAGAAAGCCATCAACCCCCTGCTGGATGACGACGATCAGGTGGCCTTCTCGTTCATCCTGGACAACATCGTGACCCAGAAAATGATGGTGGTTCTCGAT TCATGGCCGTTCCATCATCCTGTAAACAAAAAGTTTGTACCTGATTATTATAAGGTGATTGTAACCCCTATGGATCTGGAGAGCATTCGCAAG TACATCTCCAAACACAAATACCAGAACCGAGACTCCTTCCTCTCAGATGTCAGTCTCATCCACCTCAACAGTATCAAGTACAACG GTGCAGAGAGTCCGTACACAAAGACGGCCCTGGAGATCGTCAACGTGTGCAAGCagaccttggcagag tATGATGAGCACTTGACCCAGTTGGAGAAGGACATCTCGACGGCTAAAGAGGCAGCTCTGGATGCTGCAGACTTGGAGTGTCTGGACCCAATGACTCCTGGACCTTACACACCGCAG GGACGCCACATGAGACGACCTGGAGAGGAGGAGTCAGATGTGGACATTGAAGGCtttgaggaggaagatgatggaAAACCCAAGACTCCTGCTCCG GCAGAGGACGCTGAAGGAGATCTGGAggacgaagacgacgacgagGATATGTTGCTGCCCCCTCGCAGACGGCTGCACGACCACGAGGATGAAGAGGAGTATGAAGACGATGAGGGAGAGGACGGGCGATCTAACCGCCCTGCCCAAGCCAGCGTCCTGTACCAGGACCTGCTCATGTCTGACGGAGAGGATGACGCCAgcgaagaggagggagacaacCCTTTCTCCT CCATTCAACTGTCCGAGAGTGGTAGTGACTCCGACAGAGAGGTGGATGTGCgacctccacctccacagaGAGCTCAAGATACTGCACGCATGGgaatggagcaggaggagagcaTGATGTCGTACGACGGGGAAGGGGCTGATGGGCCTCACATGGAAGACAGCAACGTCAG TTACGGCAGCTATGAGGAGACGGAGAGCCAGATTCAGATGCCGCCCTCGGGCCTGGGAAATGGAGAAGAATATGGCatcagcgaggaggaggaggaagatgaagaagatgaggcACGCAGGAGAGGCCCAGCCGTGCTCTCCCAGGTCCAACTCAGTGAAGACGAGGAGAGTGAAGAGTTCCGATCGATCGGGGGAGACAGCGACATGGACTCTGACAACAGTTTTCTTGAAAATCCGAAATAG